The DNA sequence GCCGCGTCGGGCCGTTCGCCTTCCGTCGCCAGGGCAGGTACGAGGGAGGCCCCCGTGGATGTCGAGGCCGGTCGACCTCGGAAGAGGGCGCGGGTGCTTCCGGGCGAGGGTCCTGAGGCGGTCGCAACTTCGGCGGCGGAAAGCACCGTAGCACTGGCGGTGGAAGCCGTCGTGGCCCCGGCGGCTAACGCCGCGGGGAGCCTCGGAGAGGGCGAGGCCAGCACGAGTGGGAACGCGGCGGTGGAGGCGCCTCGCCAGCCTTCGATACGCGAGCTCCTCCATCTTCCGCCCGGGAGAGAGGACGAGCCTTACTTGGCGTGGGAGGTGGGCGCTCTCCCGCGCGGCGTGACCACCGATCCGTTAACGGGCCGGTGGGACGATCTCACCCGGGGCAGTCGGGTGTGGGCCGACGGGGATTGTGCGGCCAGATTCGTCCGCGGAGGGCttcatcccgacatagctcgggattTGTATACCCTGTCCTCCGAGGTCTTGCTTAGCAAATCCGCTAAGTCACTGTTGTGGGTGAGTGTTGTTTCGTCCTCCTGTTTGTATGCTTTTGGATAGGCTTTGTTTTGACTTTGCCCTTTCCCCAGGGCAACCACTATGTTGTCGCGCTGATGGACCGCGTTTGTGACGCGGGACGAGTTATCGCCGCCCTGAGCAGCCGCAATGCCGAGCTCCGGAGGCAGGCGGATGAGGCTCGGGCTGGAGCGGGTCCCGAGGCGGTCGCGGCGGTCGAGCAGCGCGCCTCGGATTTGGAGGCGGAGGTGACGCGCCTTCGATCTGAGCTCCAGTCGTCCGCGGAGCGGCTCGTGGAGTTCCAGGCGCGGCTGGAGACGTCCGAGGAGCGTAATACGGAGCTCCAGATGCATTTGAGGGCGTCGGTGGCCGAGGCTCGCTCAGCGAGGACGGACTCTCTCGAACTGATCCGGCGCCTCAAAGAGTCGCGGGCCGAGGCGTAGAGGGCCTCCGTGGCCCTTGATGCTGAGATCCGCCAAAGGCCAGGGAAGGAGAAGAagctgatcgaggactacaaggGTTCCTCGGGCTTCCAGCTCGGCCTTGTTCGGACCGGGCGGGTCTCGTACGAGTATGGGTATCGGGTTGCCCTTGCTCGTTTCAAGGCGCGCAATCCTGACTCGGAGGTCGTAGAGGATCCCTTTGGTTCCTTCCCCGAGGATCTGGGTGTCAACATGCCAGCTGAGGTTCCTTTTGACGACAGCCCAGATGCCCCTGAGGAATGAAGACCTCTGTACTTTTTGCTTTGTTTTGTAACGCGCTTTTTTGAATAAACATGGTCTCTctcttcttctcaattgactgtcTGCGTTTTGGTATGGCTCTGTCTTTGGCCAAGTCTCTTGCTTACGGAAAGAACCTTTTGAGGTTTTGGGTGTTCCAAGTTCTTGGCAGGGAGTGACCCATCACCGTGGTGAGTCGGAATGTCCCGGTTCAGATGACTTCGGTCACCCGGTAAGGGCCTTCCCAGCTGGGAGCCAACTTGCCTCGTGCCCAGGTCGAATCGCTGACCTCGGTCCTTCGTAGGACTAGGTCGCCTAGTTTGATGGGTCGAGGTCGTACCTTTCGGTTGTAAACCCTCGCGACCGCTCTTTTGTAAGAGAGGGCTCTTACGTGTGCGTCGGCACGCCGCTCCTCCAGCAGATCGAGGGCGGCTCGAAGTCCTTCTTCTGAGGCTTCCTCGTCATAGCTTCATGTTCGAAGGGTGGCGATGGCTACCTCGGGTGGGAGGACAGCTTCAgttccgaacgcgaggctgtaAGGGGACTCTCTAGTCGCGGTTGTGGGAGTGGTGCGTAGCGCCCATAGCACGCTTGGGAGTTCATCCGTCCAAGCTGATCGAGccgcggacactcttcttttgagcccgtctagGATGGACCGGTTGGTCACCTCCGCCAGCCCGTTTGTCTGCGGgtgagccaccgagctgaaccttagctggattCCGTGGTTCGCGCAGAACTCCCGAAACTTCCGACCAGCGAACTGGGGCCCATTATCTGTGATGATGGTGTTCGGCAGGCCGAACCGAGTCACCAAGTTCTTCCACACGAACTTTTCTATTTGTCGTTCCGTGATTGTCGCCAACGGCTCGGCCTCTACCCATTTTGTGAAATAATCTACGCCTACGACGATGTATCTCTGCTATCCCGAGGCTGGGGAGAAGGGACCGAGGAGGTCCAAaccccattgcgcgaatggccacgCGCAGTCCATGGGGGTTAACGGGACTGCGGGCAGCCGGGGTGTGCGGGCGTGTTCTTGGAATGAGCTACACCGTTGCACGTGGGCCTTTGCATCCtgacacatggtcggccagtagtaaccttggtGGAGTATCTTATGTGCcagggttcgcccgccgatgtgttcccCGCAGACCCCTTCATGGACCTCAACCAGGACGGTCCGGGCTTCGTCGGGCTCTAAGCACCGTAGGAGGGGGTATGAGAAGGACCGCTTGTAGAGACGTCCACCCACCTCGGTGTACCATGCATGTGCGCGACGTAGGCACCGAGATGTGGCTTTGTCGGGCGGGAGAGTCCCGTCCCGTTTGAAGCGGAGCAGTTCTTGTACCCAGATGGTAGGCGCACTACCCGAGGCTGCGGCTGCGATTTCGATTGCGCGGGCGGGTAGCTCCTCGACCCCGGGCCTGACTTCGGGGGCTGGTTTTGATGCCAGCTTAGCTAGTGTGTCGGCATGCTCGTTTTCTCCCCTCGGGACGTTAAATAATGTAAAATGAAGGAACTTGGCGGTCAGGTTCTTTACCTgtgccaggtatttcgccatggtcggGTCGCGGGCCTCGTATCCCCCGTTGAGTTGCTCGGCCACCAGCTGggagtcggtgaggacgcggatggcgaccacctgcatctcgagggccaacctgagtcctgccagaagcgcctcgtattccgcctcattgttggtggcccggaacccgaagcggagggagcgctcgaacgacCGCCCGTCGGGAGCCTGCAACACCAGCCCCGCGCCGGCACCTTTTGAGTTGGCTGATCCGTCGACGTGCAGGACCCAGGCCTCGGGAAGCTGTCCGAGGCTCTCGTCCCCGATCTGGGTTAattccgcgatgaagtcggccacggactgggctttgatagcTGTCCTGGGCACGTATTGAATGTCGTGcttgccgagctccaccgcccatttgagaagcCGTCCAGCAACATCGAACTTAGACAAGACCTGACGAAGCGGCTGGTCCGtaatgacctccaccgggtgagcCTAGAAATAGGGGCGTAGCTTCCGGGCGAACAATATGAGCGTGAGCGCTAGCTTCTCGATCGGTGGGTATCGCTCCTCAGGACCGTTGAggacgtggctgacatagtagaccggGAGCTGCTCACCAGAATTTTCCTTAACCAGGACGGAGCTTACTGCGTGCGGGGAGGCAGCTAGGTAGATGCTCAACTTCTCCCCGGGAGAGACTGAGGCAAGCCGAGGGAGGTTGGCCAAGTGTTGTTTCACTTGCTTGAGGGCTTCCTCGCATTCTGTCGTCCATTGGAAACCTTTCGGGTTCTTCagcgccctgaagaaggggaggcagcgatcgcctaaTCGGGCAAGGAAGCGGGACATGGCGATGAGCTTCCCGTTGAGGCGctgcaggtctttgatcgtccgaggTGATTACATATTGATGATCGCCTGGACCTTCTCCGGGTTGgcatcaattcctctttcgtgtataatGAACTCGAGGAACTTCCCCGACGTGATGCCGAAGGCGCACTTcgcggggttgagtcgcatgccgaacttgcgcaaCATGGCGAATGCCTCGGTCAGATCGGCTAGGTGGGCTCCGGCCTCTTGgattttcacgatcatgtcgtcgacgtacacctccatgttgcgcccgatctggtgggcgaacatttTGTTCACCGTTCTCTGGTATGTTGCCCCGGCGTTCTTTAATCCGAAGGGCATGACTGTGTAAAAGTaaaccccttgatcggtgagaaaGGCCGTGTGCTCTTGATCTTCgggcgccattctgatctggttatatcccgagaaggcgtccataaacgaGAGGCGGGCGTGACCTGCCgtggcgtcgaccagctggtcgaccttCGGAAGGGGATAACAGTCcttcgggcatgcattgttgagactggtgtaatcaacgcacatcctccagcttccattagcttttttgacgaggactacattggatagccattgcGGGTATCTGGCTTCTTTTATGAAGCCTGCCTCCAAGAGTCGAGCTACTTCTTCTCGCACGGCTACCTGCCGCTCTGGGGCCTGCCTTCTCAGCTTTTGTTTTACCGGGCGGGCGTCAGGTGAGATACTGAGGTGATGTAGGGCGACTTTCGGGTCGACGCCTGTCATGTCAGAGGGCGACCAGGCGAAGACATCAGCGTTCTTCTGTAGAAGGCCGACGAGCTGTCCTCGTTCTTGCTTGGGTAGCTCCGACCCGATCCTAACCGTCTGCTCCGGCCGATCCTCTAGCAGCGGCATAGCGAtggtggaccccctcggctcaAGATGGGGGGCCGGCTTCTGCGTTTCCCGAGGGTCTGCCAACGGCGATTCGGTCCTGGCCTTCTTGTGTAACGAGACGACGGTCAGGTAGCAGCGTCGGGATTCTCGAGGACTTCCTGTGATCTCTCCGGTCCcggcgtgggtcgggaacttcacagtttggtagtaggtcgagatgacggctctgattttgttgagggcCAGCCGACCGAGAATGGCATTGTACGCGACGGGGAGGTCGATCACCAAGAAGGTGGTCATTACTGTCTTCGACCTCGGCGGGGTTCCCAGGGTTAAGGGCAAAGTGACCGCCCCTAGTGGTGAGATTGAATCACCGGTGAATCCGGTGAGCGCCGAGGATATCGGCTTCATGTTGTCTCTGGATAGGCCGAGtttctggaaggcgtcgaagtagagtatgtcggccgagctcccggtatcgaccatgattcttcttacctgtgcattggcgattctggctgatattACGAGCGCGTCATCGTGCTCGGCCAGTTCGGATGTCCAGACCAGGAAGGTGACGTCAGGCCCGGGCGCGCGTCTGGGAGCTTCGGCTGAGGCAGCTCTGGCGTACGCCTTCTTTCTAGTCATGGAATCCCCACCAGACGTGGGGCCGCCTGTT is a window from the Musa acuminata AAA Group cultivar baxijiao chromosome BXJ2-1, Cavendish_Baxijiao_AAA, whole genome shotgun sequence genome containing:
- the LOC104000717 gene encoding uncharacterized protein LOC104000717, with protein sequence MSRFLARLGDRCLPFFRALKNPKGFQWTTECEEALKQVKQHLANLPRLASVSPGEKLSIYLAASPHAVSSVLVKENSGEQLPVYYAHPVEVITDQPLRQVLSKFDVAGRLLKWAVELGKHDIQYVPRTAIKAQSVADFIAELTQIGDESLGQLPEAWVLHVDGSANSKGAGAGLVLQAPDGRSFERSLRFGFRATNNEAEYEALLAGLRLALEMQVVAIRVLTDSQLVAEQLNGGYEARDPTMAKYLAQVKNLTAKFLHFTLFNVPRGENEHADTLAKLASKPAPEVRPGVEELPARAIEIAAAASGSAPTIWVQELLRFKRDGTLPPDKATSRCLRRAHAWYTEVGGRLYKRSFSYPLLRCLEPDEARTVLVEVHEGVCGEHIGGRTLAHKILHQGYYWPTMCQDAKAHVQRCSSFQEHARTPRLPAVPLTPMDCAWPFAQWEAEPLATITERQIEKFVWKNLVTRFGLPNTIITDNGPQFAGRKFREFCANHGIQLRFSSVAHPQTNGLAEVTNRSILDGLKRRVSAARSAWTDELPSVLWALRTTPTTATRESPYSLAFGTEAVLPPEVAIATLRT